The following are encoded in a window of Panthera leo isolate Ple1 chromosome B2, P.leo_Ple1_pat1.1, whole genome shotgun sequence genomic DNA:
- the GPR63 gene encoding probable G-protein coupled receptor 63, whose protein sequence is MVFSAVLTASHTGATNTTFVVYENTYMNITVPPPFQHHGVGPLLRYSMETMAPTGISSLTVNSTAVTPTPAVFKSLNLPLQIILSAIMIFILFVSFLGNLVVCLMVYQKAAMRSAINILLASLAFADMLLAVLNMPFALVTILTTRWIFGKFFCRVSAMFFWLFVIEGVAILLIISIDRFLIIVQRQDKLNPYRAKILIAVSWTASFCIAFPLAVGNPDLQIPSRAPQCVFGYTTNPGYQAYVILITLVSFFIPFLVILYSFMGILNTLRHNALRIHSYPEGICLSQASKLGLMSLQRPFQMSIDMGFKTRAFTTILILFAVFIICWAPFTTYSLVATFSEHFYYKHNFFEISTWLLWLCYLKSALNPLIYYWRIKKFHDACLDMMPKSFKFLPSLPGHTRRRIRPSAVYVCGEHRTVV, encoded by the coding sequence ATGGTCTTCTCTGCAGTGTTGACTGCGTCCCATACTGGGGCAACGAACACAACATTTGTAGTCTATGAAAACACTTACATGAACATTACGGTCCCTCCGCCATTCCAACATCACGGCGTTGGTCCATTGCTCAGATACAGTATGGAAACCATGGCTCCCACTGGGATCAGTTCCTTGACAGTGAATAGCACAGCTGTAACCCCAACACCAGCAGTTTTTAAGAGCCTAAACTTGCCTCTCCAGATCATTCTTTCTGCTATAATGATATTTATTCTGTTTGTATCTTTTCTTGGGAACTTGGTTGTTTGTTTGATGGTTTACCAAAAAGCTGCCATGCGCTCTGCAATTAACATTCTCCTTGCCAGCCTGGCATTTGCAGACATGTTGCTTGCAGTGCTGAACATGCCCTTTGCCTTGGTAACTATTCTTACTACAAGATGGATTTTTGGGAAATTCTTCTGTAGGGTATCTGCTATGTTTTTCTGGTTGTTTGTGATAGAGGGAGTAGCCATCCTGCTCATCATTAGCATTGATAGGTTCCTTATTATAGTCCAGAGGCAGGATAAACTAAATCCATATAGGGCAAAGATTCTAATTGCTGTTTCTTGGACGGCTTCCTTTTGTATAGCTTTTCCTTTGGCTGTAGGAAACCCTGACCTGCAGATCCCTTCTCGAGCCCCCCAGTGTGTGTTTGGGTATACAACCAATCCAGGTTATCAAGCTTATGTGATTTTGATTACTCTAGTTTCTTTCTTCATACCCTTCCTGGTGATACTGTATTCATTTATGGGCATACTCAACACCCTTCGGCACAATGCCTTGAGGATCCATAGCTACCCCGAGGGGATATGCCTCAGCCAGGCCAGCAAACTGGGTCTCATGAGTCTACAGAGACCCTTCCAGATGAGCATTGACATGGGCTTTAAAACACGTGCCTTCACCACCATTTTGATTCTCTTTGCTGTCTTCATCATCTGCTGGGCCCCGTTCACCACTTACAGCCTTGTGGCAACGTTCAGTGAGCACTTTTACTATAAGCACAACTTTTTTGAGATTAGCACCTGGCTACTCTGGCTCTGCTACCTCAAGTCTGCATTGAACCCACTGATTTACTACTGGAGGATTAAGAAATTCCATGAC